In the genome of Paenibacillus pabuli, the window GCCGTTATTATGCGTGTGGGTGATGCATTCATGGCCATCCCTACCATTTTATTTATGCTCGTTGTGATGGCTATTGTGGGTCCGGGCATTACGACGCTGATTTTGGTTATCGGTGTGACGAACTGGGTGCCTTTCACCCGCGTAGTTCGCAGTGAAGTATTGAGTATCAAGGAACGGGACTTTGTTCACGCTGCCAGATCGATCGGTGCCAAGAATGGAAGATTAATTCTGAAACATATACTGCCCAATATTTTATCCTCTTTTATCGTGATCTGTGGGATGAATGTGGGGACCACGATCATTATGGAAGCTTCGCTCAGTTTCCTGGGCCTTGGCATTAAGCCGCCTGACATTTCGTGGGGAGGCATGCTCAGTGATGGAAGACAATATGTGGCTACAAGCTGGTGGGTGGCAACTTTCCCCGGACTGGCAATTACCCTGACGGTTCTCGGTGTCATTTTCCTGGGCGATTGGCTGCGCGATGTGCTTGATCCACGTACGGATACGAACAAAAAATAAAGGAACGTAGATGGGAGCCATGGACATGAATAAAAGACCGATTTTGCCGGAGGACTTAGTTCATTACCGCTGGGTCAGCCAGCCTGTTGTCAATCAAGATGGTCAGGTGGCTTACGTTGAACAAACAATTGATCAGCAGAAAAATGAATATATTACCCAAATTCGTGGCGTTTTACTTGATGGCAGTGAGGACAAGACGCTTACAGATGGAGTAAAGGATTCATCTCCTTCCTGGTCACCAGATGGAACACAGCTCGCTTTTTTACGATTGGAAAAAGGGGGGAAAGGGTTGTGGACCCTTTCGTCAGGTGATACAAAGGCTATAAATCGCATCTCGCCTGAACGTAAGCTTTTACAGTTTGTATGGTCCCCGGATGGGCAATATATTGCGTTTACCAGCAAAGTTGCAGAAGGCGACGAAGAAGCGAAGACGGATGAAACGTCCAAGATGGGCAAAGCATTCAAGCCAGACGAATCACATGATGTAAATCTTCTGCGAGGCAAGGTATTTGAGCGCACGACACCCAAGGCAGAGGGCTCCGGCTGGTGGGATGGTCTTTATAGCCATCTTTTTGTATATGAGATCGAAAGTGGGACCATCACACAGCTTACAACCGGACGATGGAATGTTACTGCTCCGGTATGGTCGCCAGACGCTCAGTCTATTTCTTTTGTTTCCAAGCAGGTACAGGATCAGGATCTGGATGCCGATCTGTTGTACTTTGCAGATATTTACACTGTGAAGTTGGATAATGGTGCGCTCAGTAAAATAACGGATTCCAGTCTGCAGGTGAGCCAGTTCGCCTATACACCTGACGCGCAGCGACTGTTAGTGATTGCAAGCGACCGGGTGTATGGCAGCGGGAGTCACAACAGACTGTATAAAGTGTCCACCAGAGGCGGTACTCCCAAGCAGCTGGCACCTGAAGTAGATATGCAGCTGGGAAACGCCGCTCTTGGAGACATGAAATCGGCAAGCCCGTCGCCGTCACCCCTGGTTAACGACCTTTTTGGGCAATGTACGGCATATGTGTTGGGTACGCAGGATGGAAATGTGGATGTGTATCAAATTAATGAGGATGGGCAGTGTCAATCCGTAACCGGAATCGGCGAGAAGGACGTGTATCAATATACGTTATCGCCCGATGGCAAGGCTATGGTTGTTAGTGCTTTAACCGCAGATCACCCCGGCGAGTTATACCGTGTGGATATCAACAGTGGAGAAATGTTCAGACTTACCCGGCGAAACGATGAATTTTTGGAAGGTCTGCAAGTCCATGTACCTGAACGTGTGGAGTTTACCTCATCGGACGGGTGGCCGATCCAAGGTTGGTTGTTGAAGCCGGTAATGCAGGAATCAACTACAAAAGTGCCGATGGTTTTACAGATTCATGGTGGCCCCCATGCCATGTATACAGGCATCTTCAGCCACGAAATGCAGACTCTTGCTGCACAGGGGTATGCGGTTCTATGGGTAAATCCCCGTGGAAGTATGGGATACGGACAGGAATTCGCCAGAGCTTGCCGAGGTGATTTTGCCGGGGGAGACTGCCGGGACCTGCTTGAGGCGGTGGATTATGCACTGGCAACATATGATTTTCTGGATGAAACACGTCTGGGCATAGGGGGTGGCAGTTATGGAGGTGTCATGACCAACTGGATCGTGGCTCATACCAATAGATTTAAGGCGGCAGTAACACAGCGCTGCATATCCAATTGGTTGTCCCTGTATGGAACGAGTGATATTGGAATCTCCTATGTGGAGGGCGTAATTGGTGGCAATCCAACCGAAAATGCAGATATGTTATGGTCCCGTTCCCCCCTTGCTCATGCGCACAAGATTGAGACGCCACTTCTGATTATGCATGGTGAGCAAGATTATCGTACACCGATCGGACAGGCAGAGGAGTTATATACCACGTTGAAACGATATGGCAAAACGACCAAACTGATTCGATATCCAGGCTCCAATCACACTTTGCTCAAAAGCGGAAAACCCTCGCTGCGCGTGGATAGCTTTGAACAGGTCAATGCCTGGTTTAATCAATACCTGAGAGATGGAGAAGATGGAGCATGAGCCGTGTTCCGTTATCCATTCCTGTAGCCATGTTAGTGGAAAATGTTCTGACGAGCGGTGAACCGGGTGAAGTGATTATCGATTGTTTGCAAAGAAGGGACTTCACTTCGCTGTTATCCAAGATCAAGGAACCAAGTATGGATCTGGGAGAGAGATTGGATACAGCAGCGGAAGTGGGAGACAACTGGGAAGAGGCCATACGAAGCGGTGTCTACGAGTTCAAATTTTTGCATATTAACGCCTTGAAAAGACTGCTTTATTTCCGGTTTGGCCTTAAGGCAGAACAGGATTTTATCCAGGAAGACCTGTCACTGAAAGAGGTATACTTAACCGTTAAGCAGATCAGTTTGCTTCAACTGTTGATTGGCAGACAGTGGATTGTGCAAGAAGAAGAGCAGGGTAAAGACCAAGCCAAAGCCAGTGACGCATCGTTACGAATCCCTGTCCACATCCGATTGAAGTATTAAAAAACAAATATATGGAACCAAAAGCCGCGATTTTCGCGGTTTTTTTATGATAAGAGAGCTGTTTTCTTTGAAATAAGGCCCTTGACTTTTGCAGGCGTTTAAGCAGGTACTTGACAGCCGTGTGGTATATTATAAAAAGTTGTTTAATGGTGAACATATGATATTTATCAAAATGGGGTGTACGTGATGTATCAATATAAGGATCAGGAATATGAAGGTGTACATTTTGAAGGACGTGATTTGCGGTATGGAGAACTGATAAGCTGTGTTTTCAAACAGTGTACCTTTATGAATGCTTCGATGGAAGAAATCGAGACAAGCAACTGCCGTTTTATCGAGTGTGACTTTAAAGGTGCTTCCATGAATGGTTCCATTCACACAGATTCGGCTTTTGAAAACTGCCTATTTGGTGGCGCTAACCTTTTTGCATCCAAATTCACCTCCTGCAAGATGACGGGTTCGGACTTTGCCGGTGCGCAAATGGATGGTATTACACTAACTCAGGGTGATTGGTCTTATACGAATCTGAGACATACCCGTTTGGGCAAACAGGATTTGCGAGGCATTCGTTTCTTTGAAGCCGATTTTACAGATACAGATTTCACCAAAGCTGATTTGAGAGATTGTGATCTCACAAGAGCAGTTCTGAGCAGAGCGAAGCTGCAAGGGGCCGATCTTAGGGGCGCCAACCTGGAAGGAATCGATTTGAAATCATTGAATATTAAAGGTGTACGTCTGGATCGCGAGCAAGCGGTTCTGTTTGTACGGTCATATGGTGCAAAAATAGATTAACGCAAACATAACTTTATAAACAACAAGAAGCCGCCAGGAACAATAAGGAGGCTTTTTTGTCATGGAGGGAGAGAGACCCTGTTTGAATAGTTATGCAGGAATAAGCGATATGAACAAGAAGTAGTAAACATAAGTTTCAATATAAAGGAGGTTATCATGTCAAACACATTAATTACCATTATTGCTGTTATTGGATTTGGAAAAGTATTCTGATGGAGGGAATTCCCGCGAAGGCGGTAATTCATGAGATTGTGCAGACTTCATCCAGTATGGATAAAAGGCCGGGGGTGCGACTGGATTTGACCGTAACCCAAGGAGATGGGCGTACTTTTTCTTCGACTGTGGAGACCTACATCCCGGTTACGCTTATCCCGCAATTCCAGAAAGGAAATGTTATTAACGTAAGGTACATAGCAGACGGCAATGAAAGAAAGGTTGAGGTCGAGGATGCCTATGTTCCGTAGGTTGAAACTTTGAACGAGTCGATGAGCACAAATAAAAATCAAATCAAAAGCGGATTGGATAGGTGGATATTTTTGAAATTAATTAAAGCATATGATATGGATCTAAATGAAGAATGGTCAACCCACCTTCAACAATTACTTGTTGCCAGTTTTCCAGAGATTTATCCGAAAGACCGTTTGTTTTTCAAGCAAATTCCTCATTGCAGAATATTAGCATTTAACCCAGATAATCAATTGATTGGACATGTAGGATTAGATTACAGAATGATGAATTTAAATGGAAAAGCAATAAGAGTGCTGGGGGTAATTGATCTCTGTGTTTCTACTGCATATCGCTCTCAAGGAATCGGTTCCTTGTTGCTAGCAGAAGTGGACAAGCTGTCGAGAGGGCACATTGATTTTGTGCTTTTATTTGCAGACAATGAAAGCTTGTATAGCAAAAATGGATTCACAACGGTCAGCAACACCTGTAAGTGGTTGAAAATTGATCATGAGACCTTAACTACAATTGGAGTTGGAATTGAGAAGATCGACGGATTAATGGTCAAAGAAGTTGGAACAGTGCCTTGGAGTGAAGGAGAACTTGATTTCTTAGGATATCTGTACTGACCTTAGCATCTAAATCAATGTAACATTAGGAAATGAACATTCAGAAAGGAAGACCACTTGGAGCCACGAAGATCGTGGCTTTTTGGCATGAGTTAAATATATATATTCATAAAATGAATTTGTTGAAAAATATTAAAGTGATAAATTTTATTTATCAAGCAGAAATTTAATTTCATTCATGAAAGTTTCATGAGTTCGTTTACATGCCTTCGAAAATAATTTATAATTGGCATCGGAAGATCGTAGACTAACTAAAAGTTATGAAGTGTAAAAAAGAAATTAAAAAGAAGAGAAAACGTCAAGAGACATCATGAAAGAAGGCAATCAGTAAATGAACTCATTTTTTGTAGATTCTGATGGAAACTTAAAAACCTCATTAAAAGGCAAGGATGTTCTGTCCAATCCCATGTTAAACAAGGGCACAGCCTTTAACGAAGAAGAGAGAAGAGAGCTTAACCTGAATGGCATCCTGCCACCGATGGTTTTAAATATTGAGGAACAAGTGGTTCGAGTATATCAGCAATTGAAGAATGAATCAGATAATTTGCGTAAAAGTATCATGCTTAGTGATTTGTTCAACCGGAATATTGTACTATTCTACCGTCTAATGAAGGATCATCTTAGTGAAATGCTGCCGATTGTGTACACCCCTACGGTCGGACAAGCCATTCAGGAATACAGTCATCAGTACCAAAGACCGGGTGGTTTATATTTATCCATTAATGATATGGACGGGCTGGAGGAAGCTTTCCGAAACAGCGGGTTAAACGCTGGAGATGTCGATTTGATTGTGGTGACTGACTCGGAAAGTATTCTGGGTATCGGCGACTGGGGTGTTGGAGGCATTAATATTGCTATTGGTAAACTCGCGGTATACACAGCAGCTGTAGGTGTTGATCCAAGCCGTGTATTACCTGTCGTGCTGGACGTTGGCACCAATAATCCCAAATTGCTGAATGATCCATTGTATGTAGGTAACCGTCATGAACGCATCCGTGGGGAGAAATATGATCAATTTATCGAAGCCTTTGTGAAAGAAACAACAAAGTGGTTTCCGGATATCCTGCTTCACTGGGAAGACCTGGGCAGCGTAAATGCCAGAAATATCATTCAGAAATATGGGGAAGAACTGCTTACATTTAATGATGATATACAGGGAACGGGTGCGGTAACCCTTGCGGCAATCATGTCCGGAGTTCAAGTGACGGGCGTGCCTCTTCGTGAGCACCGTGTCCTTGTATTTGGACCAGGGGCCGCTGGTATTGGCAACGCGGATCAGATTCGTGACGCCTTGATGGAGGAAGAGCTTGAACAAAAGGAAGCGGAGAGCCGGTTCTGGGCATTCGATTACCGCGGAATTCTCACCGATGAGACGGAAGGGTTATTTGAATTCCAGAAACCATATGTACGTAAAGCTGCGGAAGTGAAAGATTGGGTATTAAATGAGCTGGGACAGGTCAGTTTACTGGAAGCTGTGAAACAGATCAAACCAACGATTTTGATCGGGACTTCCGGTGTGGCAGGTGCCTTTAATGAACAAGTTATTAAAGAAATGGCGAAGCATGTGGAGCGTCCAATCATTATGCCGATGTCCAACCCAACCTCGCTGGCTGAAGCAGCACCAAGTAGTCTGATTGAATGGACGAATGGCAAAGCGCTGATTGCAACAGGTAGTCCATTTGAGCCAGTCATGTATAATGACACTTTATATGAAATTGGTCAATCCAATAATGCTTTTGTGTTCCCTGGTTTGGGACTGGGAGCGATTGTTGCCAAAGCATCGAAGTTCACCAAAAACATGTTCACTGCGGCTGCAGTGGCTGTAGCTAATTCGGTTGATTCCTCTGCACCAGGTGCTCCGCTTCTGCCAAGAGTGAAAGAGCTGCAAGCTGTTTCGTATAAAGTTGCAGTGGCGGTCGCTATGGCTGCAGTGGAAGATGGGGTCGCGCGTGTGGAACTCAAAGACGTAGAAGAGGCCGTAAAAGCTGCCATGTGGCATCCGGTGTACAAACCATTGTATGCTGCCGTTTAATCAATGATTTGATCCATATGAGTCTGATTTGGCGCCTTGACCCATGGGTGTAATTCATGTTAAGTTTCTGGTATTAAATTGTTTAGCTTTTAAAGGGGGATAGAGCGATGACTGAATTAGATGTTGTAGATGTTTATGTGGACCTGTCAGCGAGCATGAACATTGACATGGTTCACAACATAACTAATCAGAATCCGGCACTTTATCCTCCTATACATAGGTCGTCTCGGCGTTAAGTTCTCGGACGCCAGATTTCTTGATCGTATAGTCAGGTTGATGTAAAGCAAAAAAGCACCGGAAAACTGGGGCTTTTTTTGTGTTTTTTCATCTGAGGATATTCTAATAAATCAGACATTGATAAGTTGTCATTCATTCAGAAGCGGATTGAAATTCTGATTATGTTCAAATATAAAGTGAGGGGCCATGTTGGTAACTACCCTGTCGGTTAACTTTTATATTTCACATAAAAAGGATGATCCTTATGTCTTTAATCAACGTTACGAACCTAACCTTTGCCTATGACGGCAGCTACGATAATATATTTGAAAATGTAAGTTTTCAGTTGGACTCCGATTGGAAATTAGGCTTTACTGGAAGGAACGGAAGAGGAAAAACGACATTCCTCAATCTGTTACTCGGTAAATATGAATACAGCGGAACTATTTCTGCGAACGTCAGCTTTGAATACTTTCCTTTTCAGGTTGAGAATAAAGAAGCTATGACTCTCGATGTCATTGAAGAGATCTACCCTGAGTATCTGCACTGGCAGCTTGTGCGTGAGCTTAATCTGTTAAAGGTTTCAGAAGATATTCTGTATCGACCTTTCGATTCCTTATCCAACGGGGAGCAAACGAAGGTGATGCTGGCGGCTTTGTTCCTGAAGGATAATCGATTTTTGCTCATTGATGAACCTACCAATCATCTCGACATTCATGCGAGAAAACTCGTCAGTAATTATCTTCGCAGTAAAAGTGGGTTTATTTTGGTATCTCACGATCGATCCTTTTTGGATAACAGCGTAGATCACATTCTGTCCATCAATAAGAATAACATCGAGATTCAGAAAGGGAATTTCTCCGCTTGGTGGGAAAATAAACAAAGACAAGATCAGTTTGAACTTGCAAGCAATGAGAAGTTAATAAAGGACATCAAGCGTCTATCCGACTCGGCCAAACGGACGGGTGGATGGTCGCATGAAGTCGAAAAAACCAAGAATGGCACAAGAAATTCCGGTTCAAAGGTGGATAAAGGCTATATTGGACACAAGGCTGCCAAAATGATGAAGCGTTCCAAAAATATCGAGCAGAGGCAGCAATCCGCCATCCAGGAAAAGTCCAAACTGCTCAAAAATATCGAAAGTGCAGAACGCCTCCAGATTCATCAACTGGATTTTCACAAGAAGGAACTTGTGGAACTGGAACATGTATCCATTGCATATGATTCCAATGTCGTTTGTAGGGATGTGAGTTTCACTGTTGAAAAAGGGGAGCGTATTGCGCTTTATGGAAAAAATGGTTCGGGTAAATCAAGCATCCTTAAACTGATCTGTGGTGAGCATATCCCTTATACAGGTTATGTTCGAAAGGATCAACAGCTCAAAATCTCATATGTGTCGCAGGACACGTCTGATCTTGGAGGCCATTTATCCGACTATGCGGCCGTTCAGAATATTGATGAAAGCCTGTTTAAATCGATATTAAGAAAGCTGGATTTTTCCAGATTGCAGTTGGAGAAGGATATCTCGACGTATAGCGCAGGGCAAAAAAAGAAAGTGCTGATTGCCAAAAGTCTCAGTGAAAAAGCTCATGTGCACGTTTGGGATGAACCCCTCAACTTTGTAGATGTTATCTCTCGCATGCAAATTGAAGACTTGCTGCTGGAGTACTCCCCGACCCTTCTCTTTGTAGAGCATGACAGTGAATTTTGTGCAAATATTGCAACGAGAATTATCGAGCTGTAAGCAACGGAGAATGCTATTCATGACAAGAGCCGCCGAATGGCGGCTCTTGTTTTTAGGCTTTCCACTTCATCACCAATAATAGAGGACGCTGAAGCGCGTCTGGCAGTCAACCGTGTCAATGGATACGGACTGGCTCAGGGCGTGTTTTTTTTGCGTGGAAAGCTAACTTATTTACTCCAAAAGATTGAGTTAATCCTACGGGTACATATTCAAAATTTAACAGTGTTCAGAATTTAAGATTTTAAACTTACAAAAAATGATATAAATTTCTAGTAGATTCAAATCATTACCAAATTAAGACAGTAAATTTCCGGCAAGGAGGTCGATAATCTGCACTGAAACGGAAACCGTATGAAGCCACTTTTGCACGCATTCCATCATATCCAACAGGAGGGATTCCATGCTTTACACCATTATTGTGCCAGTCAATCAGGACTATAACATTTTGAACCTGTTTACCGATTCACTGCTTCGGACAGTAAGCTCGTCCACTCAAATCATTTTTATCAACGATGGTTCCGGTTCTGCTGTCTTACAGCATTTGGAGAGATTGAAGCAAGAGGTAAGGGAAGGTGTAACAATCGAGATTCTGCAGCATGATTTTCCACTCGGTTGTGCCGTATCGATTAACAGCGCACTGCGGCGAGCAGAGGGAGACTATATTTTCTTCCTGGACTCCGACACGATTCTTCAACCGAACTGGCAGCTGATGATGAAAGAGACAATGGATACTGATATTACTATCGGCATGATTGGCGGGGTACTCTTGTATCCGCAGACGGGAGGTGTGCAGCATTGTGGGATTGCATTTGCCGACACCATCGGCCGTCACTTGTTCCTGAATGCATCCCCTGAAGACATTCCAAAGGAAACATTTTCAGTTCAGCTTGTTGTATTCGCCATGTTCGGCATGAAGAGGGAAGTGTATGAAACGGTAGGCGAGCTGGATGAGAAGTTCTTTAACGGATATGAGGATTTTGATTATCAGATGCGAGCACGAGCAGCCGGATATGATACGGTCATTAACCCGAATATTCACGCCTATCACTGGGAACGGAGCAGTGGCATACATCGCAACTTCAACCGGAAAAACAATCTGGCACGTTTCTGGAAAAAGTGGGGCGGGCAAATTGAGGCTGATGTGTGGCCATTCGTATTCAGTCATCTGAAAGAACAGCTGGATAGCCAAAGTGAATATCAGCATCTGCCAATTGTTGGCATTGATCTTGCCGAAGTTCGCAGTGATGCGGATACATTCTGGACCAAGCTGGAGGAAGCTGACATTGCACCTGTTGCAGAGGTGCGTGACTATTCCAACCGCTTTAACTCGAATGGAGCCATCTGGCTGCCGCAGGTTCTGGGCAAGGAGCTGATTCACAGCGAAAACCGATTATTGTTTCTGGTGGACAATTTCGCCCGTTTGCTGGAAAACCGTTACTGGATTGAGATGAGACATGCTCATCGGGCTAAAGATCTGATTATTGATCTGTATGGCAATGTCATTACCATGGATCGCATATATGATGGCTGCTGGCCGGGCTCCAAAGTTCGCTAACTCAAAAACCAAGTAAACAGGGAGGAACCAAAGGTGAATTCAAAAGAGAGCACGCTGGATCGTGCCGTAAGGTTTACACGGAATATGGAGTGGTTGGAACATGTCAAAAAGGTCATTCCGAGCGGATGCAGTACGTTAGCCAAAGCACCAGAACGATTATTTCCGGGATATACGCCCGTATGCTGCGCAGAAGCACGGAATTCCCGTTTTATCGATATTGATGGAAATGAATGGCTGGATTGTGAGATGGCCATGGGGACGGCGCCATGGGGACATGCAAGGCACGAAGTTCAACTGACCGTCATTCATCAGTTGAAAAAAGGGACAAGTTATTCCATTCCTGCTGACATTGAACTTGAATGCGCTGAACTGATTTTGGAACGGTTTGAAGGCCGCTATCCTTCAATTCGATTCACCAAAAGCGGCGCTGATGCCGTTAGTGGAGCCGTACGGCTGGCTCGTGCGGGAAGTGGCAAAAGCAGGGTCATCGCAACGGCTTATCACGGTTGGCATGACTGGTCTGCCTACGGTTACTATGGCCGTGAAACGAAAGAGCGAGGCATTCCATTGGATATCGAAAGAACAACCATCTGGATAGACAAGCCCTCGCCAGAGCGGATCGAGGCCCAAATCCAATCCTCTCCCGAGGATATCGCCTGCATTGTCCTTTGTCCGAATGAATGGAAACGTGAGTCGTTGGAGCAAGTGGTATCCCTATGCCGGTCATTGGATATTATCGTCATATTTGATGAAGTCACCTCCGGCATTCGAATGGGCAAACAAGCAACAGCAGGGGAATACGGCATCTGGCCGGATTTGCTCTGTATTTCCAAAGGCATGGCGAATGGACTGCCACTCGCAGCCGTAATGGGACCGGAACATCTGATGTCATTATCGGGACAGGTCAGATTCAGCAACGCCCATTCCAGCGAGACCACTGCGCTCGCAGCAGCGATTGCATGTGAGCGATTGATGAAAAGCGCTAAAGTATGGCCTAGCTGGCGTGAGGCCACCATTCGGATTATGGACCTGATTGAAGCCGAGCTCGTGCTTCTTGGACTAACCGATCAATTGGTGTTGAAGGGGACCTATGCAAGCTTTTCCATTAGCTCTATTTCAGAGGAAAACTTCCATACCGATCCTTTCCGTGAGTTTATGGTCAAACGAATGGCCCACTTCGGAATTTTCACCAAAGGGTACTTTATTTTTTCTGATGCTCATACTCGGGAAGAACTGCTGTGGGTAGAGGAAGCACTTTTGCAAACACTATCGGACTGGAAAGAAGAGCTGAAACAGGAACATCTTTCGAATTGAGATTTGCGAAAACGTTTAAAATTTTATCCAAATTATATTATAAAATCTGGGGATAACAGCGATTGGAAGGTTGTTCTGTCATCGGAGTGGATTGTGTAAAATCTTTAGTTCAACTTATATAGAACATCGACTAGGAGGAATATTCAATGAAAGCACTCGTATATCAGGATCTTAAACAGGTGACGTACCAGGATATTGAGGAGCCAACCATACAAAAGCCTAACCAGGTAAAAATTAAAATCTATGGTTCAGGCATCTGCGGTACAGACCTGAATATTGTCAAAGGCAAAGTGCCGGCGAATAAAGGAACGATTATCGGTCATGAAGGCGTAGGTACAGTGGTTGAGGTTGGCGACGAAGTTCGCGGTTTCAAGATAGGTGATCGGGTATTGGTTGATCCCACGCAATCTTGTGGTACCTGCTCCTATTGCCGCGAAGGTCTTTTCATCTATTGCGAGAATTTTGATGACTATCAGGTAGGCATGACAACTCACGGGACCTTTGCTGAATACTTTGTTGGGGATGAGAAGTATATCTATGCCATCCCGGATTCCATGAGCTGGGAAACGGCCATGATGATCGAACCACTGGGTTGTGTTCTCCAGACATTCATGAAAGCAGGCGTCAAGCCGAGTGACTCGGTACTCGTCCTTGGTTCCGGTGCAATCGGTTCTCTGTGTCAGCTTGTGAGCAAACGATTGGCAAGGCTTACAGTAGGTACGGAAGTCGATCCATTCCGCAAAGAGTTCGCTTCAGAGATTGCGGATTATGTGTTCTATCCTCAGGAACTGACGCTCGATAAAGTATACGAGATTAATAATAAGAAGTTCGATATCGTGGTGGACGCGGTTGGCAATCAGCTTCATGTAGGATTTGAGATGATTGCCAAAGGCGGCAAGATCATTCCTATGGGTTATGACGACAGTTATGAGGTGACGTTCAAATCAACTGCCGTAATTAATGATGGCATTAGTATCATTGGGGCGGTAGCTAATCACTCGATGATCAGTACAGCATTGAAATTTGCTCAAAGTATTCCGGAACTGGAGCAGATGGTAACGGCCAAGGAACTGCTGAGTGATTATGAACAGGCCTTCAATGGGACGATTGGTTATGACCTGCGTACCGGAGAGACGCTGCCCATGAATTCGGTCAAAACAGCTCTTATTCTATAAGCATGTAGTCATTATCGGGTTCGCCGCTGCGAAAAGCAGGAATTCGCAGCGGTGAAAACTACCGCAGAAAAAGGGGGAGATATCGATTGAAGCTGCTACAGGATTTGCCGAGAAATCCGCGGTATTCCATCTTACTTGAACCGGTATGGGCCATTCCGGGCACGATTGTTCTTTTCTATGCTCCCTTATATATGAAGGAAGCCGGACTTTCGGATATTGAAATCGGTTTGATCAATTCGGTAAATCTTTATTTTGCCTTTATATTTCAGTTATTTGCGGGTTCAATCACGAATAAGCTTGGTCGCAAGCGAACAACGCTGATTTTTGATCTGATTGCCTGGAGTGTTCCCATGTTCATCTGGGCATTTTCCCACAATTTCTGGCTGTTTCTGATCGCTTACCTGCTGAATGCCACCTCCAAGTTTGTGACGGTTTCCTTCAACTGTCTCATTATCGAGGATGTTGAGGAACACAAGCGTTCCAAGGTATTCGCCATTCTCAACATGATTATTACAGGTGCTGGAGTACTTACACCGATTGCCGGGGTAGTCATTGCCGATTTTGGCATTGTGCCAACGCTGGCCAGTATTTATTTTGTTGGTGGCATTCTGATGACTGTTATGTTCTTCATTCGAAACCGCTATACGGATGAGACTGAAGTGGGGAAGGAGCTTATGGGAATGCATAGCCAGACCCGAGTGATACAGAGTCTGGCTTCCAGTCTGCGACTATTCGGCAGATCGTTCTACAAACGGAGGCTTTTACCGATTATTCTGATTACGGTGCTGTCCAATCTGATCCTGCAATTGAATTTCTTTCAGGTAATTTTTTTCAAGGAACAGTTGAAATTTAATGATCAGATTATTTCATTTATACCCGTCG includes:
- a CDS encoding NAD-dependent malic enzyme, with amino-acid sequence MNSFFVDSDGNLKTSLKGKDVLSNPMLNKGTAFNEEERRELNLNGILPPMVLNIEEQVVRVYQQLKNESDNLRKSIMLSDLFNRNIVLFYRLMKDHLSEMLPIVYTPTVGQAIQEYSHQYQRPGGLYLSINDMDGLEEAFRNSGLNAGDVDLIVVTDSESILGIGDWGVGGINIAIGKLAVYTAAVGVDPSRVLPVVLDVGTNNPKLLNDPLYVGNRHERIRGEKYDQFIEAFVKETTKWFPDILLHWEDLGSVNARNIIQKYGEELLTFNDDIQGTGAVTLAAIMSGVQVTGVPLREHRVLVFGPGAAGIGNADQIRDALMEEELEQKEAESRFWAFDYRGILTDETEGLFEFQKPYVRKAAEVKDWVLNELGQVSLLEAVKQIKPTILIGTSGVAGAFNEQVIKEMAKHVERPIIMPMSNPTSLAEAAPSSLIEWTNGKALIATGSPFEPVMYNDTLYEIGQSNNAFVFPGLGLGAIVAKASKFTKNMFTAAAVAVANSVDSSAPGAPLLPRVKELQAVSYKVAVAVAMAAVEDGVARVELKDVEEAVKAAMWHPVYKPLYAAV
- a CDS encoding pentapeptide repeat-containing protein; translated protein: MYQYKDQEYEGVHFEGRDLRYGELISCVFKQCTFMNASMEEIETSNCRFIECDFKGASMNGSIHTDSAFENCLFGGANLFASKFTSCKMTGSDFAGAQMDGITLTQGDWSYTNLRHTRLGKQDLRGIRFFEADFTDTDFTKADLRDCDLTRAVLSRAKLQGADLRGANLEGIDLKSLNIKGVRLDREQAVLFVRSYGAKID
- a CDS encoding ABC transporter permease, whose amino-acid sequence is MPGAEQGHKNVRTPTGLCYIWRQLIVSKTGIFGAVLVLLVVLIAICAPLLTSHDPGAVNPLNRLKPPAWLDGGTAEYWLGTDNLGRDMWSRIVYGARVSLIVGMGAVIVSGILGAILGLLSGFYGKWLDAVIMRVGDAFMAIPTILFMLVVMAIVGPGITTLILVIGVTNWVPFTRVVRSEVLSIKERDFVHAARSIGAKNGRLILKHILPNILSSFIVICGMNVGTTIIMEASLSFLGLGIKPPDISWGGMLSDGRQYVATSWWVATFPGLAITLTVLGVIFLGDWLRDVLDPRTDTNKK
- a CDS encoding GNAT family N-acetyltransferase; the protein is MKLIKAYDMDLNEEWSTHLQQLLVASFPEIYPKDRLFFKQIPHCRILAFNPDNQLIGHVGLDYRMMNLNGKAIRVLGVIDLCVSTAYRSQGIGSLLLAEVDKLSRGHIDFVLLFADNESLYSKNGFTTVSNTCKWLKIDHETLTTIGVGIEKIDGLMVKEVGTVPWSEGELDFLGYLY
- a CDS encoding S9 family peptidase, producing the protein MNKRPILPEDLVHYRWVSQPVVNQDGQVAYVEQTIDQQKNEYITQIRGVLLDGSEDKTLTDGVKDSSPSWSPDGTQLAFLRLEKGGKGLWTLSSGDTKAINRISPERKLLQFVWSPDGQYIAFTSKVAEGDEEAKTDETSKMGKAFKPDESHDVNLLRGKVFERTTPKAEGSGWWDGLYSHLFVYEIESGTITQLTTGRWNVTAPVWSPDAQSISFVSKQVQDQDLDADLLYFADIYTVKLDNGALSKITDSSLQVSQFAYTPDAQRLLVIASDRVYGSGSHNRLYKVSTRGGTPKQLAPEVDMQLGNAALGDMKSASPSPSPLVNDLFGQCTAYVLGTQDGNVDVYQINEDGQCQSVTGIGEKDVYQYTLSPDGKAMVVSALTADHPGELYRVDINSGEMFRLTRRNDEFLEGLQVHVPERVEFTSSDGWPIQGWLLKPVMQESTTKVPMVLQIHGGPHAMYTGIFSHEMQTLAAQGYAVLWVNPRGSMGYGQEFARACRGDFAGGDCRDLLEAVDYALATYDFLDETRLGIGGGSYGGVMTNWIVAHTNRFKAAVTQRCISNWLSLYGTSDIGISYVEGVIGGNPTENADMLWSRSPLAHAHKIETPLLIMHGEQDYRTPIGQAEELYTTLKRYGKTTKLIRYPGSNHTLLKSGKPSLRVDSFEQVNAWFNQYLRDGEDGA